A segment of the Longimicrobiales bacterium genome:
CGCCAGGTGAGCTGACCGACCGCCTCGCCGCCATCGCCCTCGACCCCGCCGTGCGCCCGCAGCTGCTCGAGCGCACCCGCGGCATCATCCGCACGGGTCTCGACACGATCACGGAGTGGTTCCGCAGCACCGGCGGCTGGCACTGGCACGAGCCACAGGCCGGGGCCATCTGCCTCGCCCGCTACGATGCCGACATATCGTCGGATGATCTCGCCGAAAGGCTGCGGGCAGAGCAGAGCGTCCTCGTCGTGCCCGGCTCCCAGTTCGGCCTCGGCAACTACGTGCGCTTCGGCCTCGGCATGCCGACCGAACAGTTCAGGACGGCGCTCGACCGAGTGGCGGAGACGCTGAAACAGGTGGCGGTAACCGCCTGAAAACGGCGGTGTTAAGCGCGTTTCGGCACCTGCCCGGGCGCTGCGGGCCGGCGCGCGCGGGCGCTGTGGGTTGGCGATGGCGGCCGTGGCGGGATTCCGGCCGCCGTCGGCATGCCCGTGGCCGCAGTGAATGCGCGGCCTGATTGACGCACCACGGCACGCTCGTTGCTCTGTAAGTGTATGGTTTTACAAGCAATTGAAGGAGCCGCTCCCATGACATTCTCGATTCGACGCCTGAGTCTCACTGCCGGCCTGATCGTCGTCGCGGCCGGTGCGGGCGCCAATTATGCATATGAAGCACCCGCAACCGAAGGCGATGACGAGGAGGGTCTGCGCCTGGTCGTCAACGTGCCGGCCAACCGCCTCTACGTGTACGAGGACGGCGTCCGCACACGCACATACGCAGTTTCTGTCGGGCTGCAGGGATACGAGACGCCGGCCGGCAGCTACACCATCAGGGAGGTCATCTGGAACCCGTGGTGGCATCCGCCGCAGAGCGACTGGGCGGCGGGGCGCAAGCCGGAACCGCCCGGCGAGTCGAACCCGATGGGGCGCGTGAAGCTGAATTTCGGGCCGCTGCTCTACATCCACGGCACGAGCGCGTACCAGTCTCTGGGCGCCCCCGCGTCGCGTGGCTGCGTACGCATGCGCAACTCGGACGTGATCGAGCTCGCGCGGCTCGTGCACGAGTATGCATCACCGAAGGTGGACGGCGAGACGCTCGACATGCTGATCGACTCGCCGAGCATGACCCGTACGATACGGCTCGCGAAGCGGGTGAAGTTCACAGCCGAGTACAACGTCGCGACGGTGGACGACGGCTTCCTGATCCTGTACCCGGACGTCTACAAGCGCATGCGCTCGAAGGTACGCGATGAGGTCGAGCAGACATTGCGCGACAGCGGCATCGACATGGCAGACGTCAACCGCGACCACCTGGAGCGACTGCTCGAGAAGAGCAGCACGACGCGTGTCGCCATCTCGCTCGAGGATCTCGTCGCGCCCACACCGGTCGCGGCCGGAGAGGCCGCCAACAGTCGGGAGCGCTGATGTCATGCGAGCGAAACCACGCATCCTCATCATCGAGGACAATGCCGATCTCCTCTCGGTGCTGGCACAGGTCCTCAGTGATGAGTACGTCGTAGCCACAGCGCGACGCGGCGAGGAGGGCGTAACGCTGTCGACATCGTTCCGGCCCGATGTCGTCATTCTCGACCTCCAGCTCCCGCAGATGGACGGCATCGAGGCGGGTCGCTGGATCAAGCGCGAGGCGGGCAACGTGCCGATCCTCGTGCTCACCGCGCTCGCGGGCGAGGGTGACGGCGAGGCCATCCTCGCGTCCGGCTGCTGCGACGCCTACATGGCCAAGCCCGCCACGCTCGATGCGATCCGCGCCAGGGTTACCGCCCTGCTCGAGGCCGGTGCCGGGATGAGCGGATGAAGCGGGGTGCGCCCCCGCGCCCCGTCGGGCTGCTGGACATCGAGGGCGCGCGTCCCGATCGTCGCTCGCGCGAGCAGTTCCCCTATCCGCTTGGTTATCGCATTGCCGGTGACCTGACCGTCACCGGACATCTCGCCGCCGGCCGCACGGGCCATCTGTACCAGGTCTGGAGCGCGCGCGACTGGTGCGCGTACACGTGCAAGATCGTGTCGCCGGAGCATGCGGAAGTGCGCGCCGACCTGGCCGCACTACGACGGGAAGCGCGCATACTGCGCGCAGTGGGCCATCCGAACATCGTGCGCTGTTACGGCGTCGGTCATCACGACGGCCTGCCGTACATGCTGCTCGAGTATCTCGACGGCGCGTCACTGTTCGATGTGCTCGAGTCGCGTCCCCAGCGCAGGCTGGGGATCAGCGACGCCGTGCGCGCCGCGATTCACCTCGGCGCCGCGCTCTACCACCTGCACCGTCGCGGCTTCCTGCATCTCGACCTGAAGCCCGCCAACCTGCTGCTGCGCGATGACGTACCGGTACTGATCGATCTGGATTCCGCGCGCCGCATGGACCCTGCGCGACGTCCGAGCCGTCGACTCGGTACGGCGCCGTACATGGCGCCGGAACAGGCGCGGCGCGAGCCGCTCGGGCCGGCCGCCGACATCTGGGGCCTGGGCGCGCTGCTCTATGAGCTGCTGACCGGACGCTGGGCCTTCGAGGACGTTTACGCCGAACCGATGGAGGACGGCCGGCCGCGCCAGTTCCCGCAGGCGGACGCCGAGCTCCCTCCCCCGCCCGGCGTCTATCGGCCCGACCTGTCGAAGTCGCTCGAGCACACCGTGATGACCTGCCTCGCCACGCAGCCGGAGGACCGGTTCAGCTCGATGCACCCGCTGCTGCTCGCACTCGTCGGTGAGCTCGAGGAGCCGGTGTCACTGTGGCCTGCAGGGATAAGGGCGGAGAGACGGCAGCACCCGCGGGACTGAACGCCGGACCTGGCTTCACTTTGCGTTTGCGGCCCAACCATCCATGAGAATTGCCCGGCGATCAGGCGGATTCGACCGCTTCCCCCGCCGCCGTGCTCATTTTGGGCCTTTCGCATGGCAGCGGGGGGCGTTTCCGCTAAAGTGAAGCCGGGTCCGGGGGGTGTGGGTCAGGGATAGCTCCCGTCCCCTCTCGCGTTTCCGCTGACTAAACAGCGGCAGCGGCAGTCCGCCTTTCACTGGAGATCCAGCCGTCGAACAGCTCGATGACGCGGTGGCCGTACTCGGCGTTCGCTTCCGAGTGTGTGACCTGAATGATCGTCGTGCCCTGCTCGTTGAGCTTGCGGAACAGCTCCATGATCTCTCGACCCTGCGCCGAATGGAGGTTGCCCGTCGGCTCGTCGGCGAGGATGAGCTTCGGACTGGCGATGACCGCGCGCGCGACACCGACCAGCTGCTGCTGACCGCCCGAGAGCTGGCTCGGATACAGGTCTTTCTTGCCCACGATGCTGAAGCGGTCCAGCGTGTCGGCGACGATAGCCGCACGCTCCCCGCGCGGGATGTTACGGTACGAGAGTGGGATCTCCAGGTTCTCGTACACCGTCAGGTTGTCGAGCAGGTGATACTGCTGAAAGACGAAGCCGATCGTGCGCTTGTTCAGCTCGGCGCGCTGCTTCAGGTTCAGCTTGTGAACGGGCTGGTCCAGCAGATGGTACTCCCCCGCCCAGGCGGCATCCAGCATTCCCAGGATCCCCAGAAGCGATGACTTCCCCGCCCCCGACGGCCCCATGATCGTCAGGAACTCACCCTGCCCCACCTCGAGATCGATGTTGCGCAGCACATAGAGCCTGCCCGCCTTCGTCTCGAAGTACTTCTCCAGATTCCTCAGCTTCAGCATGACCGGTCCTCTGTCGGAAAATATCTGCATGTCAGGCATACGCCGATGCGCTGCGGCCCGTTTCGCCGGTTCCAGACGGAAGGTGCGTACCAGCCTGCAGCAAACAGGAAAGCGACTGCGGTAACAGGATTATCGCGGAAACCGAGCGGAGCGCGCAATGCGCGGCTGTATCGCGGTCGCACGACGGGTCCCGGATCTGGGATCGTGAGCGGGCGTTGGACGCTGGGGTCCGGAGCACGACGGTTTGCGGTTTTTTTGGGGGGAGGGGGTCGGGAGCCGGATCTCGTCTCGCGCGCTTTTCGGGCCCGGGCGCGCACGCGGGCGCGGGCGTGGGTTGGCGCGGCGGGCGTGGATTGGCCCGGGCGCGCAGGCGGCGCGGGCATGGCGGGCGTGGGTTGGCCCGGGCGCGCACGCGGGCGCGGGCGTGGCGTCGCCCGGGCGGAGTGCGAGCCTTCCGGGGGCTGCGGCCAGCAGAATCGCCTCCAAAGCTCCATTCACAAGCGATGTCCGGCAGCTTATGGAGCATTGCATGCTCCTATTGCGCTCAACCCTCCAGCGCGACGCCGGGCGCCTGACGTGATGGAGCGTTGGCTGACTATGACGCCATCAATGATCCACTGGCGCCAAGCGAGGTCGGTAAATGGAGGATTGGCGACCGGCCTGCCTGCGCCGTGCTCCGTATCAGCGAGTCGCTGCCGCACCGTGCCACGAGGAGTCGCTGCCGCAGCGCGCCACCGGGACTCGCTTGGGCCACTCGGAGCGCGGCACCCCACGGGTCCTCTGACCGCTCTCAACCGCGCCCCCGGCGCACGACCTCACGTGCGCCAGGGCGGCTCCCTCATTTCGCCGTAAACACAATCGGGATCTCGACCCAGACCGGTACGTCACGCGTCCGGTTCTTCGCTGGCGTGAAGCGCATGATCTTCGCCACTTCGAGCGCGGCCTCATCCAGAGCCGGATAGCCGGAACTGCGCGACATGATCGTCTTCCGGACGACGCCCGTCTCGTCAATGAAGAAATGCAGAGTGGGCGCGCCGCCGATGCCCGCATCACGCAGCAGCGGCGGGTAGTTGCTGATGAGTGCGCGTTGGACATCGCCGCGGTTCAAGAGCTCCGGCGCCTTCGTCATCGGTGTGAAGACCGGCCCTTCCGCCATGTCCGCGGGGGCACCATTCTCGATCGGCACCCCTGCCGGTGGCCGGCGCTGTTCGAGCCGGCGCGTGGCCTCCATGCGCTCCCGCAGCAGCTCGTCCCTGCTGCGGTCGCCGCTCACGCTGTCCGGCATCGCCGCACCCTTTGCCGTGAACACTATCGGGATCTCCACCCACACCGACACGGGCTTGTCGCGATTGTACCCCGGCGTGAACTGCATCGTGGCCGCGACCCGCAGTGCCGCGTCGTCGAGTGCGGGATAGCCGCTCGACTTCGAGATCAGGACCTTCTGCACGACGCCCTGGTCATCAATGAAGAAGTGAACCGTCGGAGCGCCGCCGATGCCGGCGTCGCGCAGCAGCGGCGGGTAATTGCGGACCAGCGCCGTCTGGACATCCTGGCGGTTCTGGAGCTCCGGTGCGCGCGTCATCGGCGTGAATACCGGTGCATCCGCCAGGTTCTGACCGGGCTTCACGGTCGGCCGGTCCGCCGTCTCGCGGGGCAGCTCGTTCGGACCCTGTACGCGCAGCGGGTCGGCACAGCTGAGCGCACCCACGAACAGGAACAGCGCAGTCGCGCCGAGCATCGCGGCCCTGCCGCGCCGGCGCTCCAGCGGCCATTGCGCGATGCGCCGGATGCGCTGCTCGAGGAACACACGCGGTTCCGCGAATGTCGCCATCACCAGTGCATGCGCGCTGCGGCGACGTCCGACCTCCAGCAGCAGAGAACCATATCGCGACGGGTCCGCCCCGGCCGACAGCACGCGCGCGTCGCAGTCCAGCTCGATCGCATTGCGCAGACGCAGCACCTGGAGCCAGATCACCGGATTCCACGGCATCGCCGCCAGCAGCACGAGTCCCGCCAGCAGCAGACGCGGATCGCCCGCGGCCACATGCTCGCGCTCGTGGCGCAGCAGCA
Coding sequences within it:
- a CDS encoding L,D-transpeptidase: MTFSIRRLSLTAGLIVVAAGAGANYAYEAPATEGDDEEGLRLVVNVPANRLYVYEDGVRTRTYAVSVGLQGYETPAGSYTIREVIWNPWWHPPQSDWAAGRKPEPPGESNPMGRVKLNFGPLLYIHGTSAYQSLGAPASRGCVRMRNSDVIELARLVHEYASPKVDGETLDMLIDSPSMTRTIRLAKRVKFTAEYNVATVDDGFLILYPDVYKRMRSKVRDEVEQTLRDSGIDMADVNRDHLERLLEKSSTTRVAISLEDLVAPTPVAAGEAANSRER
- a CDS encoding response regulator transcription factor, with amino-acid sequence MRAKPRILIIEDNADLLSVLAQVLSDEYVVATARRGEEGVTLSTSFRPDVVILDLQLPQMDGIEAGRWIKREAGNVPILVLTALAGEGDGEAILASGCCDAYMAKPATLDAIRARVTALLEAGAGMSG
- a CDS encoding serine/threonine-protein kinase translates to MKRGAPPRPVGLLDIEGARPDRRSREQFPYPLGYRIAGDLTVTGHLAAGRTGHLYQVWSARDWCAYTCKIVSPEHAEVRADLAALRREARILRAVGHPNIVRCYGVGHHDGLPYMLLEYLDGASLFDVLESRPQRRLGISDAVRAAIHLGAALYHLHRRGFLHLDLKPANLLLRDDVPVLIDLDSARRMDPARRPSRRLGTAPYMAPEQARREPLGPAADIWGLGALLYELLTGRWAFEDVYAEPMEDGRPRQFPQADAELPPPPGVYRPDLSKSLEHTVMTCLATQPEDRFSSMHPLLLALVGELEEPVSLWPAGIRAERRQHPRD
- a CDS encoding ABC transporter ATP-binding protein; amino-acid sequence: MLKLRNLEKYFETKAGRLYVLRNIDLEVGQGEFLTIMGPSGAGKSSLLGILGMLDAAWAGEYHLLDQPVHKLNLKQRAELNKRTIGFVFQQYHLLDNLTVYENLEIPLSYRNIPRGERAAIVADTLDRFSIVGKKDLYPSQLSGGQQQLVGVARAVIASPKLILADEPTGNLHSAQGREIMELFRKLNEQGTTIIQVTHSEANAEYGHRVIELFDGWISSERRTAAAAV
- a CDS encoding TonB family protein, giving the protein MMIVMAWLVYCVLIAGMLAAGAEAWERSARWSGRPARWGWLAALAGSVTLPWLLRLIPERTWVEAVPSAAAVLRMEAVVPGAASAGMAWSAAEVGLAVWLTASVATLAYVVVLLMRLMRASRRWRMAELEGGPVLMTGGVGPAAVGVRRGVVVLPAWVMELDAELRSLLLRHEREHVAAGDPRLLLAGLVLLAAMPWNPVIWLQVLRLRNAIELDCDARVLSAGADPSRYGSLLLEVGRRRSAHALVMATFAEPRVFLEQRIRRIAQWPLERRRGRAAMLGATALFLFVGALSCADPLRVQGPNELPRETADRPTVKPGQNLADAPVFTPMTRAPELQNRQDVQTALVRNYPPLLRDAGIGGAPTVHFFIDDQGVVQKVLISKSSGYPALDDAALRVAATMQFTPGYNRDKPVSVWVEIPIVFTAKGAAMPDSVSGDRSRDELLRERMEATRRLEQRRPPAGVPIENGAPADMAEGPVFTPMTKAPELLNRGDVQRALISNYPPLLRDAGIGGAPTLHFFIDETGVVRKTIMSRSSGYPALDEAALEVAKIMRFTPAKNRTRDVPVWVEIPIVFTAK